From one Streptococcus pneumoniae genomic stretch:
- a CDS encoding ferric reductase-like transmembrane domain-containing protein has product MKSLNGIALIFFSLLLTILAWLNAGFSQFLIPGLALTSLSLTFLLSTRAAFLEKLFHGIEKMYFFHKVMATFSLLLLVFHNLAMGGLWGSHLAAQLGNIAIYLFLSIILVAYFGKFLKYESWRMIHRLVYLAYIFGLLHAYMILGGVLLQPSFLGLVVGGFALIGLASGFYIMFLYQQIGFKYKGHIKAIHKLNHDTLDIQIELDQPFHYHYGQFAFVKIFQKGLEKAPHPFSISGGSGNIVYFTVKASGDYTKKLYNQLALGTPVKIDRAYGHMKLDQGRSQHIWVAGGIGITPFLSYIRENPTLKKPVALYYAYTGAENAVHVDLLKSYQAKNPLFELHLADSKVDGYLDFSNHKIPSNTTIFMCGPAPMMAVLAKTFKQVNPLAELVYEGFKFK; this is encoded by the coding sequence ATCAAATCACTCAACGGCATCGCCCTTATATTCTTTAGTCTTCTACTGACCATTCTAGCTTGGTTGAATGCTGGTTTTAGTCAGTTTCTCATTCCAGGACTTGCTTTGACCAGTCTTTCTCTGACCTTCTTGCTCTCGACTCGTGCAGCTTTTTTAGAAAAGCTCTTTCACGGGATTGAGAAGATGTACTTTTTCCACAAGGTCATGGCAACCTTTTCCCTACTTCTTTTAGTATTTCACAATCTAGCCATGGGTGGGCTTTGGGGCTCTCACTTGGCAGCTCAGTTGGGAAATATCGCTATTTATCTCTTTTTGAGCATTATTTTAGTGGCTTACTTTGGAAAATTTCTTAAATATGAAAGCTGGCGCATGATTCACCGCTTGGTTTATCTGGCTTATATCTTCGGGCTTTTACATGCCTACATGATTTTAGGAGGTGTTCTGCTACAACCTAGTTTTTTAGGCTTGGTCGTAGGTGGTTTTGCCCTCATCGGTCTTGCTTCTGGCTTTTACATCATGTTCCTCTACCAACAGATCGGCTTTAAATATAAAGGACACATCAAAGCTATTCACAAGCTCAATCATGACACCCTTGATATTCAAATCGAGCTTGATCAACCTTTTCATTACCACTATGGGCAATTCGCCTTTGTGAAAATCTTCCAAAAAGGCTTAGAAAAAGCGCCTCACCCATTTTCAATCTCTGGTGGAAGTGGCAATATTGTCTATTTCACTGTCAAAGCCTCTGGTGATTACACCAAGAAGTTATATAATCAGCTAGCACTGGGCACGCCTGTCAAAATCGACCGTGCTTATGGGCACATGAAACTAGACCAAGGTCGTAGCCAACACATCTGGGTTGCTGGTGGAATTGGGATCACCCCATTTCTATCGTACATTCGAGAAAATCCAACCCTCAAAAAGCCAGTCGCTCTCTACTATGCTTACACTGGAGCTGAAAATGCCGTTCATGTGGATTTGCTAAAGAGCTACCAAGCTAAAAATCCCCTCTTTGAACTTCATCTCGCAGATAGCAAAGTAGATGGGTACTTAGATTTCAGCAACCACAAGATTCCATCAAATACCACCATTTTCATGTGTGGTCCTGCTCCGATGATGGCAGTACTTGCCAAAACCTTCAAGCAAGTGAATCCTTTAGCTGAATTGGTCTATGAAGGCTTCAAATTCAAATAA
- a CDS encoding sensor histidine kinase yields the protein MTREERRLFVHAYLKKCGHAALYLAFVYVSFGIFLYLFENSRDVLGYLLLILTVLLVMFGLVDLVHAYQRFRKYALYQEWKETSPMEALLSKRLTHVEEEKKLLQLEEQKKRSDLLDYYTLWVHQIKTPIAASQLLVQSMDNRDLKAQMEQELFKIDSYTNLVLQYLRLESFHDDLVVEQENLESMVKEVVKKYALFFIRQGLSLDLHDLDARVVTDKKWFVVILEQILSNSLKYTREGGIEIYFEDGILYLKDTGIGIQNSDILRVFERGFSGYNGRLTQQSSGLGLYLSKKIAESLGHELYLTSSLGQGTTVMISFSKHRLVFD from the coding sequence ATGACTAGAGAGGAAAGACGGCTCTTTGTTCACGCCTATTTGAAAAAATGTGGACATGCAGCGCTCTATCTAGCCTTCGTCTATGTTAGCTTTGGGATTTTTCTCTATTTATTTGAAAATAGCAGAGATGTTTTAGGTTATCTGTTGCTGATTCTAACCGTTTTACTTGTGATGTTTGGCTTGGTAGATTTGGTGCATGCTTATCAGCGTTTTCGCAAATACGCTCTGTATCAAGAATGGAAAGAAACCTCCCCTATGGAAGCCTTGTTGTCTAAAAGACTCACTCATGTCGAAGAAGAAAAAAAGTTGCTTCAGCTTGAAGAGCAAAAAAAGCGAAGCGATTTACTGGATTACTATACGCTTTGGGTGCATCAGATTAAGACGCCGATTGCGGCAAGTCAGCTCTTAGTCCAATCGATGGACAATCGGGATTTGAAAGCTCAGATGGAGCAGGAGTTGTTTAAGATTGATTCTTATACTAATTTGGTGCTTCAATATTTACGCTTAGAGAGTTTTCATGATGATTTGGTCGTTGAGCAGGAAAACTTAGAGTCCATGGTCAAGGAAGTCGTGAAAAAATACGCTCTTTTTTTCATCCGACAAGGCTTGTCGCTTGATTTGCATGACTTGGATGCGCGTGTGGTGACGGATAAAAAATGGTTTGTGGTGATTTTGGAGCAAATACTATCCAATAGCCTTAAATATACCAGAGAAGGCGGTATTGAGATTTATTTTGAGGATGGGATTTTATACCTCAAAGATACAGGGATTGGTATTCAAAACAGCGATATTTTACGCGTTTTTGAGCGTGGATTTTCAGGCTATAATGGACGTTTGACCCAACAATCATCTGGTTTGGGTTTGTATTTGTCTAAGAAAATAGCAGAAAGCCTGGGTCATGAACTGTATCTGACATCAAGCCTTGGTCAAGGAACCACGGTCATGATTTCTTTTTCGAAACATCGTCTGGTGTTTGATTAA
- a CDS encoding response regulator transcription factor has translation MHKILLVEDDGVIRQEVKKILTQWGFEVIAVEDFMEVLTMFVNEQPHLVLMDIGLPLFNGYHWCQEIRKISKVPIMFLSSRDQAMDIVMAINMGADDFVTKPFDTNVLLAKVQGLLRRSYEFGQDTSLLEYAGAILNLKSMDMVYEGETISLTKNEFHILRVLFEHRGEIVARDDLMKELWNSDFFIDDNTLSVNVARLRKKLEEYGLAQFIKTKKGIGYGLRHD, from the coding sequence ATGCATAAGATATTATTGGTCGAAGATGACGGCGTCATTCGCCAAGAAGTCAAGAAAATACTCACCCAGTGGGGATTTGAAGTGATTGCGGTAGAAGATTTCATGGAGGTATTGACGATGTTTGTCAATGAACAGCCCCATTTGGTCTTGATGGATATCGGTCTTCCTTTGTTTAATGGCTATCATTGGTGCCAGGAAATTCGCAAGATTTCTAAGGTTCCGATTATGTTTTTGTCCTCACGAGATCAAGCCATGGATATTGTTATGGCGATTAACATGGGAGCAGATGACTTTGTGACCAAGCCTTTTGATACGAACGTTCTCTTGGCAAAGGTTCAAGGGCTTTTGCGTCGTTCTTATGAATTTGGACAAGATACGAGCCTTTTAGAGTATGCGGGGGCGATTTTAAATCTTAAATCTATGGATATGGTCTATGAGGGAGAGACGATTTCGCTGACCAAGAATGAATTTCATATTTTGCGCGTGTTATTTGAGCACAGGGGAGAGATTGTAGCTAGAGATGATTTGATGAAAGAGCTGTGGAATAGTGATTTTTTCATTGATGACAATACCTTATCAGTCAATGTTGCTCGCTTGCGTAAGAAATTAGAAGAGTACGGTCTAGCTCAGTTTATTAAGACCAAAAAAGGGATAGGATACGGACTTCGCCATGACTAG
- a CDS encoding DUF2974 domain-containing protein — MKNIFNYLEEVQYDHIYDSEFNALDLLILTELSYLDLKELVPSELDKEIRLSELKHYQHDEASIIQTKNRVQLLQTAARTKRYKNLKLFAFEEESDMEAEQQFAALTYKIKTDTFVIAFRGTDDSIIGWKEDFHMTYMEQVPAQKTATSYVEKIMAAYPQGRFILTGHSKGGNLATYAASQIAPSLQDKIDAIYSFDAPGLNRSVIQSKGYEAISHLIKRYIPQGSLIGMMLEVPEQARIVKSKAIGGIAQHDTFSWVVEERQFLLLDTLNPDSIQMDQTLKNWVDSVSDEELKAFFDVFFGLILDADITSIDQLFKASELKKVSQVLENAKALPDEQKEMLERLIQLLISMRYQAFLDSFKSLTFPSFFGKDDKEQSSSN, encoded by the coding sequence ATGAAAAATATTTTTAACTACCTAGAAGAGGTGCAATACGACCATATTTACGATTCAGAGTTCAACGCTCTTGACCTCTTGATTTTGACAGAATTATCCTACTTGGATTTGAAAGAGCTAGTTCCTAGCGAACTCGATAAAGAAATCCGCTTATCAGAGCTAAAGCATTACCAGCATGATGAAGCTTCTATTATTCAAACAAAAAACCGTGTGCAGTTGCTACAAACAGCAGCTAGGACCAAACGCTATAAAAATCTCAAACTCTTTGCCTTTGAAGAAGAGTCGGACATGGAAGCTGAGCAACAATTTGCAGCGCTGACCTACAAGATAAAAACAGATACTTTTGTCATTGCCTTTCGAGGAACAGATGATTCGATTATCGGCTGGAAAGAGGATTTCCACATGACCTACATGGAACAAGTCCCAGCTCAAAAGACCGCAACTAGCTATGTGGAAAAAATCATGGCAGCCTATCCACAAGGGCGTTTCATTCTCACTGGACACTCCAAGGGAGGAAACCTTGCCACCTATGCCGCAAGTCAAATTGCACCGTCCTTACAAGACAAAATCGACGCTATTTACAGCTTTGATGCCCCTGGGCTCAACCGCTCTGTTATCCAATCAAAAGGATACGAAGCCATTTCTCACCTCATCAAGCGCTATATTCCACAAGGTTCCTTGATAGGCATGATGTTAGAAGTCCCTGAGCAAGCACGCATTGTCAAAAGCAAAGCAATTGGTGGTATTGCTCAGCATGATACCTTTTCTTGGGTGGTGGAAGAACGGCAATTCCTACTCCTTGACACCCTCAATCCCGATAGTATCCAAATGGACCAAACTTTGAAAAATTGGGTTGACAGTGTCTCTGACGAAGAATTAAAGGCCTTTTTCGATGTCTTTTTCGGCTTAATTTTAGATGCAGATATCACTTCTATCGATCAGCTCTTTAAGGCTTCTGAACTAAAAAAGGTATCTCAAGTTCTTGAAAATGCCAAGGCCTTACCAGATGAGCAAAAAGAAATGTTAGAACGCCTGATTCAACTACTGATTTCCATGCGCTACCAAGCTTTCTTAGACTCCTTTAAATCTCTTACATTTCCTTCTTTCTTTGGAAAAGACGACAAAGAACAGTCATCATCAAATTGA
- a CDS encoding TraX family protein translates to MQEKYGLNALQLKLGMAVLMVFDHITTIPGLVNSDWTGLLHLLTRPVAAWFAFAAVEGFIYTRNRWLYIRRLLTWGALMWAGNSVLNLFLVSKGLLVENNIFLTLACGVLLLKCWFDSSTIWSYVGGILVCVVGLLFTEGGLVLIPFMLISYLCRNNVKKRNAWYLLLTVVLFSMSIVIYPTWQETLQMLVYNSDWAFISVFPFLYLYNGERGKVSFWSKYFFYVFYPLHLWLIALLAYFVS, encoded by the coding sequence ATGCAAGAAAAATATGGTTTGAATGCTTTGCAATTAAAATTAGGAATGGCTGTTCTGATGGTCTTTGACCATATTACGACAATCCCAGGTTTGGTCAATAGCGACTGGACTGGACTGTTACATCTTCTAACCCGTCCTGTTGCTGCTTGGTTTGCCTTTGCAGCAGTAGAGGGTTTTATCTATACTCGAAATCGCTGGCTCTATATTCGGCGATTACTCACATGGGGAGCTTTGATGTGGGCAGGAAATAGTGTGCTCAATCTATTCTTGGTCAGCAAGGGCTTGCTTGTTGAGAATAATATTTTCTTAACCCTCGCTTGTGGTGTCTTGCTTTTGAAATGCTGGTTTGATTCTTCAACCATTTGGTCTTATGTGGGAGGAATCTTAGTATGTGTAGTGGGACTACTCTTTACAGAAGGCGGCTTAGTTCTGATTCCATTTATGCTGATTAGTTATCTTTGTAGAAACAATGTAAAAAAGAGAAATGCTTGGTATCTCTTGTTAACGGTTGTTTTGTTCAGTATGAGTATCGTGATTTATCCGACTTGGCAAGAGACGCTGCAAATGTTGGTTTATAATTCGGATTGGGCTTTTATCAGTGTTTTTCCATTTTTATACTTGTATAATGGAGAACGTGGCAAGGTGAGTTTTTGGAGTAAGTATTTCTTTTACGTCTTTTATCCCTTACATCTCTGGTTGATTGCCTTACTTGCCTACTTTGTTTCTTAA
- a CDS encoding FtsX-like permease family protein: MFSLTSKLAVSNLIKNRKLYVPFACATIIATAILYIFVALAYSPRLEESYGGAPARAVLQFGIWVIQLAVLILVVYANSFVMKNRSRELGLYSILGMERQHLLIMTFVELFLFFLGTVGIGLGFGLLLDKLLFALLLKIMAMPVVIVSVFQWSSVRTTLATLGVIFLVIVGINSLRLFRYSSLALLKEKKAGEKKGRFLGVQTVLGLFLLGIAYFIALTVTKPVVAIPYFFLAVLLVIAASYLLFNAGTITFLQWLKERKSYYAQPTHMISVSNLTARMRKNAAGLATISIVSTMLLVTLTGSISIFVGQKDYMDTLYPHDYNIVHYDAPKEQTQLSLDLVKESAKKADLANPQFTSIFYKQIGLKEMSDNHLSVGGELNGDNDFEAMIVAVSESDYQDWTGETTSLADDEVLVFGQGVTLDSSKPLVFNQKDWTIKTLSSKDILQGKLNNESKIYFGHSLVLVVKDLDSLGEGFRDIHYISVDSKDKENQAFLEELALHREESSLLGVSVRAEIERESRSLVGTLLFIGVFLSVVFLLGAVVVIYYKQISEGYEDRENFVILQKVGLDEKVTKATIRRQILTVFFLPLFFAFLHLAAAFKMIRLIVATLGATNTVLLAQTTVIICLIFFVVYVLVFWLTSKSYQAIVSRSFLSQM; this comes from the coding sequence ATGTTTTCATTAACCAGTAAGCTAGCGGTGTCAAATCTCATTAAAAATCGCAAGCTTTATGTGCCATTTGCCTGCGCAACCATCATTGCGACGGCTATTTTATATATATTTGTCGCCTTGGCTTATAGTCCACGTTTAGAGGAAAGCTATGGAGGTGCTCCAGCTCGAGCGGTCCTGCAATTTGGGATTTGGGTCATTCAGCTAGCGGTTTTAATCTTGGTGGTTTATGCCAATAGCTTTGTCATGAAAAATCGCTCCAGAGAGCTTGGTTTGTACAGCATTCTTGGCATGGAGCGACAGCATTTGCTCATCATGACTTTTGTGGAATTGTTCTTGTTTTTCTTAGGGACAGTTGGTATAGGATTAGGATTTGGACTGCTGTTGGACAAGCTCCTCTTTGCCTTGTTGCTGAAAATCATGGCGATGCCTGTTGTGATTGTATCTGTCTTTCAGTGGAGTAGTGTTCGAACGACCTTAGCCACCTTAGGTGTGATTTTCTTGGTCATTGTGGGAATCAATAGCCTGCGACTCTTTCGATATAGCTCGCTTGCTCTACTAAAGGAAAAGAAGGCAGGGGAAAAGAAAGGGCGATTTTTGGGCGTGCAGACGGTGCTTGGTTTGTTCTTACTTGGGATAGCTTACTTCATTGCTCTTACGGTGACCAAGCCTGTGGTCGCTATTCCTTATTTCTTTTTAGCCGTGCTTTTGGTCATTGCAGCGTCTTATCTCCTCTTTAATGCAGGAACGATTACCTTTTTACAATGGTTGAAAGAGCGCAAGTCCTATTATGCTCAGCCGACACATATGATTTCGGTATCGAATCTAACAGCACGGATGCGCAAAAATGCAGCAGGGCTTGCCACGATTTCGATTGTATCAACCATGCTTTTGGTCACTCTGACAGGCTCCATCAGCATTTTTGTTGGTCAAAAAGACTATATGGATACGCTCTATCCCCATGATTACAATATCGTCCACTATGATGCACCAAAAGAACAAACTCAGCTTTCTCTTGATCTTGTAAAAGAGAGTGCTAAAAAGGCAGATTTAGCAAATCCGCAGTTTACCTCTATTTTTTACAAGCAGATTGGTTTAAAAGAGATGTCTGATAATCACTTGTCTGTGGGAGGTGAATTGAACGGGGATAATGATTTTGAGGCTATGATCGTAGCAGTATCTGAAAGTGACTACCAAGATTGGACGGGAGAGACCACTTCCTTAGCAGATGATGAGGTTCTCGTCTTTGGACAAGGCGTTACTCTTGATTCTTCTAAGCCTTTGGTTTTCAATCAAAAAGACTGGACCATCAAAACCCTTTCTTCCAAGGATATTTTACAAGGTAAGTTAAATAATGAGAGTAAGATTTATTTTGGTCATAGTTTGGTGCTCGTCGTCAAGGATTTGGATAGTTTAGGCGAAGGCTTTCGAGATATTCATTATATCAGTGTAGATAGCAAGGATAAGGAAAATCAAGCTTTTTTAGAAGAACTTGCTCTTCATAGAGAGGAAAGCTCCTTACTTGGTGTGTCTGTTCGCGCAGAAATCGAGCGTGAAAGTCGTAGCTTAGTTGGTACTCTTCTCTTTATCGGTGTCTTTTTATCCGTCGTTTTCTTACTAGGAGCAGTGGTTGTTATCTACTACAAGCAGATCTCTGAAGGCTATGAAGACCGCGAAAACTTTGTCATTTTACAAAAAGTGGGCTTGGATGAGAAAGTAACCAAGGCAACCATTCGTCGGCAGATTTTGACTGTTTTCTTCTTACCGCTTTTCTTTGCCTTTTTACATTTGGCAGCTGCCTTTAAGATGATTCGCTTGATTGTGGCAACTTTAGGAGCGACCAATACAGTTTTGCTTGCTCAAACGACTGTCATTATCTGCCTTATTTTCTTTGTTGTTTATGTCTTGGTCTTTTGGCTCACCTCAAAAAGTTACCAAGCGATTGTGTCTCGTTCTTTTCTTTCACAAATGTAA
- a CDS encoding ABC transporter ATP-binding protein, translated as MSLLDVQHVKKIYKTRFQGNQVEALKDIHFTIEEGEYVAIMGESGSGKSTLLNILAMLDKPTEGRVYLNQVDMSTIKNSEASSFRREKLGFVFQDFNLLDTLSVKDNILLPLVLSRRPITEMMKKLVVVCNELGINSLQEKFPYEISGGQKQRVAVARAIITEPEILLADEPTGALDSKSSAALLDVFDDINGRGQTILMVTHSTSAASRAKRVLFIKDGILYNQIFRGEKSERQMFQEISDTLTMMASEVKDRV; from the coding sequence ATGTCATTACTAGATGTTCAACACGTTAAGAAAATTTACAAAACTCGCTTCCAAGGAAATCAAGTGGAGGCTTTGAAAGATATTCATTTTACCATTGAAGAGGGTGAATACGTCGCCATCATGGGGGAATCAGGGTCTGGGAAATCCACACTTTTAAATATCCTAGCTATGCTCGATAAGCCAACTGAAGGGCGAGTTTATCTTAATCAAGTCGATATGTCCACGATTAAAAACAGCGAAGCGTCCAGCTTTCGTCGAGAAAAGTTAGGCTTTGTTTTTCAAGATTTTAACCTATTAGATACCTTGTCTGTGAAGGATAATATCCTGTTACCGCTCGTTTTGTCTCGTCGTCCGATTACAGAAATGATGAAAAAGCTAGTTGTGGTCTGCAATGAATTGGGCATTAACAGCCTACAAGAAAAATTTCCTTATGAAATCTCTGGTGGGCAAAAACAACGGGTGGCAGTGGCGCGTGCCATTATCACAGAGCCAGAGATTCTGCTCGCAGATGAGCCGACAGGGGCTCTTGATTCCAAATCTTCGGCTGCATTGTTAGATGTCTTTGATGACATCAATGGACGCGGGCAAACCATTCTCATGGTGACGCACTCGACATCAGCAGCGAGCCGCGCGAAGCGTGTCCTCTTTATCAAAGATGGCATTCTTTACAATCAAATCTTCCGTGGTGAAAAGAGCGAGCGTCAGATGTTCCAAGAAATCTCTGATACTCTCACCATGATGGCAAGCGAGGTGAAGGATCGTGTTTAA
- a CDS encoding IS30 family transposase produces the protein MSTTDCTTKRSYTHLTAGQRGKIQAWLSDGHSMAEIARRIGVHRSSISREIKRGSVQQVKKVNGKLVYFQDYFDETAQNLAEKRREAVYCLKLEKVSESFLTAFTEAMLAKPRIHSVDTFIHAYKQDNPDELVPSTKTMYTYIHQGLLAVKPIDLPRAVRLKPKVKKRTSTKKHLGTSIEERPEEINNRSEFGHWEIDSVLGLKTAGEPSILTLVERKTRYAITVYLAGKKAEFVNEAVSQLLKDYPIKSITADNGAEFATLSQLEGVQVYYAHAYSSHERGTNENFNGLLREFIPKGKSLKFITAESLATATSAINQRPRRLLGYQSAKTLLGLAQAA, from the coding sequence ATGTCCACTACTGATTGTACCACAAAACGTTCTTATACGCATCTGACAGCTGGTCAGAGAGGGAAAATTCAGGCTTGGTTGTCTGATGGTCATTCCATGGCTGAGATTGCTCGTAGAATAGGTGTTCACCGTTCCAGCATCTCACGCGAGATTAAGCGTGGCTCTGTCCAGCAAGTCAAGAAAGTCAATGGTAAACTCGTTTATTTTCAGGACTATTTCGATGAGACAGCCCAAAATCTGGCTGAAAAGAGGCGGGAGGCTGTTTACTGTCTGAAACTTGAAAAGGTCTCAGAGTCTTTCCTAACCGCCTTTACGGAGGCCATGTTGGCTAAGCCAAGAATTCATAGTGTCGATACCTTTATTCATGCCTATAAGCAGGACAATCCTGATGAGCTAGTTCCCAGCACTAAAACCATGTACACCTATATTCATCAAGGATTACTGGCAGTTAAGCCTATTGACTTACCTCGTGCCGTGCGACTAAAACCAAAGGTCAAGAAGCGTACATCAACTAAGAAGCATTTGGGGACTTCCATTGAGGAACGCCCAGAAGAAATCAATAATCGTTCTGAGTTTGGACATTGGGAGATTGACTCTGTCCTTGGATTGAAAACAGCTGGAGAGCCATCTATCCTGACCCTGGTTGAACGCAAGACACGCTACGCGATCACCGTCTATCTGGCTGGAAAGAAGGCGGAGTTTGTGAACGAAGCCGTGTCTCAACTCCTTAAGGATTACCCCATCAAATCCATCACAGCGGATAACGGGGCGGAGTTTGCGACTCTGAGTCAATTAGAAGGGGTTCAGGTGTACTATGCTCATGCCTATTCCTCACACGAACGAGGCACCAATGAGAACTTTAACGGCTTGCTTAGGGAGTTTATCCCAAAAGGTAAATCGCTCAAATTCATCACAGCTGAGAGCTTAGCTACGGCTACCTCAGCCATCAACCAGAGACCAAGAAGATTATTAGGCTATCAGTCTGCCAAAACCCTGCTTGGGCTAGCCCAAGCAGCCTAA
- a CDS encoding ABC transporter permease — protein sequence MFKLTSKLAVSNLIKNRKLYYPFALASCLAVALSYLFISLALNPHLQDVSGASSIIFTLSLGIIVVTIAEAIIVLYANSFVMKNRAKELGVYGMLGMTKWHLFLMTLQELILFGVVTFSLGLGIGLLFDQLIYAFLLKLMKIQVELVSTFQLPVFIIVFIVYALIFDLLILINGWRLVRFNPLQLSKETASGEKKGRFLGLQAVLGVIALGIGYFLALSVTDPVSAIVVFFLAVLAVILGTYLLFNAGITIFLEFLKKRKNYYYQPNNMISVSNLIYRMKKNAVGLATISILSTMVLVTLTAGINIYAGSEFYQKVLNPRDFAITGHGVDRSLVSETLAAFAKEHHLSVTKQDVYESYTMGIRAQKGNHLEVYKKEETNTLPQEAVLVISAADYEKMTGKVLSLEKYQAAVYTKNVQIDDSQSLNLAGQDLEIKERLTDNFIIGNIPDQYSIVVQKMIYLVVQDPSQVLAPIMETASVNRDLYGGFNTDASTKTQLALTAPYNEKIDQVNQTLPDYTYMYGNVKADAVEQINGLIGGIFFIGIFLSFVFMLGTVLVIYYKQISEGYEDRERFVILQKVGLDEKQIKQTISKQVLTVFFLPLIFAFVHLAFAYHMLSLILQILGVLDSSLMLVVTVGTCGFFFVVYLFVFLITSRSYHKIVAL from the coding sequence GTGTTTAAATTAACCAGTAAGCTGGCGGTATCGAATCTCATTAAAAACCGCAAGCTCTATTATCCCTTTGCTCTAGCTAGTTGTTTGGCGGTAGCATTATCTTATCTGTTCATCTCTCTGGCACTGAATCCTCATTTGCAAGATGTTTCGGGAGCATCTAGCATTATCTTTACGCTGAGTCTGGGAATTATCGTTGTGACCATTGCCGAGGCGATTATCGTCCTTTATGCGAATAGCTTTGTCATGAAAAATCGGGCTAAAGAGTTGGGAGTGTATGGGATGCTTGGAATGACCAAGTGGCATCTTTTCCTCATGACCTTACAAGAGTTGATTCTCTTTGGGGTGGTCACCTTTTCTCTCGGTCTTGGCATTGGTCTTCTCTTTGACCAGCTGATTTACGCGTTTCTCTTAAAACTGATGAAAATTCAGGTGGAGTTGGTTTCGACCTTCCAATTACCTGTTTTCATCATCGTATTCATTGTCTATGCGCTCATTTTTGATCTTTTGATTCTCATCAATGGCTGGCGCTTGGTGCGCTTCAACCCTTTGCAGTTATCTAAAGAAACAGCTAGTGGGGAGAAAAAAGGACGCTTTCTTGGTCTTCAAGCTGTGCTTGGTGTGATCGCTCTTGGGATCGGTTATTTCCTTGCTCTTAGTGTCACAGATCCTGTATCTGCGATTGTTGTCTTTTTCCTTGCCGTTTTGGCAGTCATTTTGGGAACCTATCTCCTCTTTAATGCAGGGATTACGATTTTCCTTGAGTTTCTCAAAAAGCGTAAAAATTATTATTATCAGCCCAATAACATGATTTCAGTATCCAACCTCATCTATCGCATGAAGAAAAATGCGGTAGGACTTGCAACCATCTCCATTTTATCCACCATGGTCTTGGTTACCTTAACGGCGGGAATCAATATTTATGCAGGTAGTGAGTTTTACCAAAAAGTCTTAAATCCGCGTGATTTTGCCATCACAGGTCATGGAGTAGACCGTAGTTTGGTCTCAGAAACCTTAGCCGCCTTTGCCAAGGAGCATCATCTTTCTGTCACCAAGCAAGATGTCTATGAAAGCTATACCATGGGGATTCGCGCTCAAAAAGGCAATCACCTAGAAGTTTATAAAAAGGAAGAGACGAATACCCTGCCGCAAGAGGCAGTACTTGTCATTTCAGCAGCAGACTACGAAAAAATGACAGGAAAGGTGCTTTCTTTGGAGAAGTACCAAGCAGCTGTTTATACAAAAAATGTCCAAATTGATGATAGCCAGTCTTTGAACTTGGCAGGACAGGATTTGGAGATTAAGGAGCGCTTAACGGACAATTTTATTATCGGAAATATCCCAGATCAATATTCGATTGTTGTACAAAAAATGATTTATCTTGTGGTGCAAGACCCAAGCCAAGTCCTAGCGCCAATTATGGAAACCGCAAGTGTGAATCGTGATCTTTATGGAGGATTTAATACCGATGCGAGTACAAAAACTCAGCTAGCTTTAACAGCTCCCTATAATGAGAAAATCGATCAAGTCAACCAAACTCTTCCAGACTATACCTATATGTATGGCAATGTCAAGGCAGATGCAGTAGAACAAATCAATGGTTTGATTGGCGGTATCTTCTTTATCGGTATCTTCTTATCCTTTGTCTTTATGCTGGGTACAGTACTTGTCATTTACTACAAGCAAATCTCTGAAGGTTATGAGGATAGAGAACGCTTTGTTATCTTACAAAAGGTTGGTTTGGATGAGAAACAAATCAAACAAACCATTTCTAAGCAAGTCTTGACGGTCTTTTTCCTCCCGCTCATCTTTGCTTTTGTGCATTTGGCTTTTGCCTATCACATGCTGAGTCTGATCTTACAAATCTTAGGTGTATTAGATAGCAGTTTGATGCTTGTTGTTACGGTGGGAACTTGTGGATTCTTCTTTGTGGTCTATCTCTTTGTCTTTCTCATCACCTCAAGAAGCTATCATAAGATTGTAGCCTTATAG